In Triticum aestivum cultivar Chinese Spring chromosome 5B, IWGSC CS RefSeq v2.1, whole genome shotgun sequence, the following proteins share a genomic window:
- the LOC123117129 gene encoding blue copper protein 1a-like codes for MASKQMLVAVFAAAALAVAFLPGLAVATEHMVGDDKGWTLNFNYTAWAETKQFVVGDTLVFKYNSPAHNLVEVGGPDFISCTKPANAVVLTTGEDRVTLDKAGRKWFFCAVGPHCQNGMKLTITILETAPPSPQPAPTNPAGKLQARFGEAAVAVTALAAAVLVL; via the exons ATGGCTTCCAAGCAGATGCTCGTCGCCGTGTTCGCCGCGGCTGCCCTCGCCGTGGCCTTCCTCCCGGGGCTCGCCGTCGCTACGGAGCACATGGTCGGCGACGACAAGGGCTGGACCCTCAACTTCAACTACACGGCCTGGGCCGAGACAAAGCAGTTCGTCGTCGGCGACACGCTAG TGTTCAAGTACAACAGCCCCGCCCACAATCTGGTGGAGGTGGGCGGGCCGGACTTCATCTCGTGCACCAAGCCGGCCAACGCCGTCGTCTTGACCACCGGCGAGGACCGGGTCACGCTCGACAAGGCAGGACGCAAGTGGTTCTTCTGCGCCGTCGGCCCGCACTGCCAGAACGGCATGAAGCTCACGATCACCATCCTCGAGACCGCCCCTCCGAGTCCCCAGCCAGCCCCGACGAACCCCGCCGGCAAGCTGCAGGCGCGCTTCGGTGAGGCAGCTGTGGCAGTCACCGCGCTCGCCGCGGCCGTGCTCGTGCTCTAG